A window of Stenotrophomonas indicatrix genomic DNA:
TGGAGCACGTTGGCGACGGAAGGTTTGGGTTGATAGGATGAGAATAGTTAGACTTTCCTCTAGTGAGAGTAGCTTTAGGGAGCTCCGATTTCGCGAGAAGGGAGTGTCTCTCATCCTTGGTGACGGAGAGCATGTCGCCGGTCGACAGGATGGCGATAGCAATGGGGTTGGGAAGACTTTGGCTCTGCGCTTGATTCATCATTGTCTGGGCGCAGACAAGCCGCCACCGGCTTTGGCTTCAGTGGCTGCGGAATGGTGGTTTTACTTGGATGTCCGAATCGGAGGTCGCGATTTTCGGATTGCCCGGAAAGGTGACGGTTCAAAGATCGCTTTGAACGAGAAGGAGATAAGGATTAAGCCATTTCGTGAGTGGCTCAATCAATACGGTGGTTTCGAGTCGGATGTGCACTCTTTCCGTTCATTGTTTCCTAGGTTTGCGCGAAGGAGTCAGGAGGACTCGGCGAGTCCCGTGGCACTTGAAAAGGAACTTCCGCACGAGGCTTTGCAGAGAACACTATATCTCCTTAACGTCGATGAGGTCTTATCAAGGCGAAAAGTTGAGCTAAAGGAGCGACTGGATGCTCTGAAGGACGAAGTAAAGCTTTTAAAGAAATCTAGTATATTTAGGGATGTCTTCAAGGCTGGTCAGCGACCAGAGAGTAGATTGAAGGAGCTTGGCGCTGAATCCGATATCCTTCGTGCAAATCTCCAGTCATTTGAAGTTTCTGAAGACTATAGGAATATCGAAGATCAGGCCAATCAGCTGACCAGCGAGCTCAGAGCGATCTCGGAGGAGATCCATCTTCTGAAGTTCGAGCTAGATGGTGTTAAGGATGCTCAACAGCGTCGGGTTGATATCACTCGCAACGATCTTCTTTCGCTGTATGAAGGTCTCGGTCAGATCTTTCGACCCGAAGCGTTGAGGCATTTTCAGCAGGTTGAAGATTTTCAGAAGGCTCTGGTATCGAATCGCGAGCATCGTTTGATGAAGGACGAAATTCGGATACGAGAAGAAATTAATAATCTTGAGGCCTCTGAGTCGTCGAAGTCCACTGCTCGCGCCATGCTCCTACAGCATATAGCTGGGAAAAGAGCTCTGGATGAGTATGTTTCTCTGACTATGAAGCTTGCTGGGCTGGAGGAGGAGAGGAAGCGTCTTCAGTCCTTTGTTGATCTTGAGAAAGATAAGGCGAAAGAGTTGCAGATCGTGAAATCTGCAATGGTGTATCAGGACGAGTTGGCATTGCGATATGCCCAGTCTGATCCGCTGGATGACCTTGATGGAAAGTATAGGTCAATCGTTCAGCGGCTCTATCCGGATAGCTCGGCCGGGATCACCCTGAAGAATAACTCAGGGGAGAATAAAGTAAGGTTCAATTTGGATGTTTCAGTCCAAGGTCAAGACTCTGATGGTATTGCGAACGCCCGAATTATCTGCTTTGATTGGCTTCTCTTTAAGCATGGTCGGGAGCATAATATGGATGTTCTCTGGCATGATAATCGACTATTTGCTGACATGGATCCCAAGCCTAGAGCGAGTTGGTTTTCTTTCATTAGTGAAACCTTCATGAAGGAGGATAGGCAGTACATCGCAACGCTCAATTATGAGAACTTTCATAGCATGGCGCCATTTCTCCATGATTCGATTCGAAGCATGCTTGAGAATAGTGTAATTGTTACGCTTAAGGGGGATAGAGATGCGAACAGGCTAATGGGTGTGAAGTTTGGATAGTGCTTTTGCTCGGCTTCGGAGATTGGTGCCTTGGCCGGAGTAGCCGGCGATCAGCCATATTCTGAACAATCTAGTTTCGTCATTCGGGCCTGACCTCCCGACAAGCCCATTCCATCAACCCCCGGCAAGCCAGAAACAACCCATCAACAACCCCCTCATCCAAATGCCGCTCCGGGTCCGCTGCCACCCGGCAGCGGTCTGCGGCGTGCAGTATCTCCAGAACCGTCAGCGCACCCACCATCGCGCGCTCGGTCCTCGCTAGGCTCACGCGGCGGCCGGGTGATACGTCGGTTTCTGGCCACGGGTGCCCATCGGCACCCTCGCAGCCGCGCATGCGCTTGAGGATGCCGAGGAGGGAGTTCAGGTCGGGCAGGGGAGTGTCGTCGTTGATGGGCTCAACAACGGTGTACGAAGAGAAGGTGTCGGATTCGTTCATGGCGTCGGCTTCCGTGGCTGTGCTTAACAGCGCCACCGCGTAGGCGGGGTGGCGGACGATGCGTGGCTGCAAACCGGGACGAAGTAGTGCCATGACCGGTGGGCCAGAAGACCCCCACGCACCGCCCGCCATAGAGGCCGACGGATTGCCCGCCGGCGCCGGTTAAGGACGGCGCCGACGGGCAAGCGTAAACAACAGGCACATCGAACGTCACGGGTTTGCAGACCCGCTGCCACCCGTTGTCGGTGGCGCGCCATGGTGTTTACGCTGCCGCTTCGAATGCAAATTGAAATTCGCGAAGAAATCGCGCGATTCGAGAGGGGGAAACTATTGTTGCACGCGCCATTCGTGCAGCAGGCGACGCCGCAAGACGCATTCGTGCAGATGCGCAGCCGATTGCGAATCAGAGTGACGTAATCGCCCATGACGCAAGCGGATAACGCGACGGCGTTCTTTGCAACAGTTCTTAGTCCGCAGCGAATGGCAACGCTGTTTGATTAGCCGCATGGCCCGAAAAGCGGTCCAAAGCCGACATCGCCAGGGACCATCAGAAACCTCGACCAACGCCGTCTTCGACGACCGACGCATTCCCCACCAGCAACTCAATCATCGCTCTTGCAGCCGCCGACTGCCGCCGATGCGGCGCATAGATCACCGAGAACGGCCGCGACCGCCCACACAGCTGCGGCAGCACTTCCACCAGCTGCCCACGCTGCATCCGCTCGCGCACGATGAATTCATAACTCTGGCAAATCCCAATACCCTGTTCGGCCAGCGACACCACGCCCAGTACATCGTCGGAGGTCTCGATGGACGAGCGCGGCAGCCAGTCCACGTCGCGCCCGTCGTCGCGGAAGATCCACGGCGCCAGCCGCCCGGTGCGTGGCATCACGAAGGGCAGGCACAGGTGCTGCTGCAGGTCGTCCAGCGTCTGCGGCGTGCCGCGGCGCTGCAGGTAGTCCGGCGCGGCCACCAGTAGCAGTGGCGCGTCTTCCAGCTTCCGCCCCACCAGCCCACTGTCCGGTAGCTGGCCCAGGCGGATGGCCAGGTCGAAGCCTTCGGCCACCAGGTCCACGTTGCGGTTGGTGATGTTCAGTTCCACCTGCACCTGCGGGTACTGCTGCGCAAAGCGCGCCAGCACGGGCGGCAGCCGGTAGTGGCCATAGGTGGTGGGCACGCTCAGGCGCACGCGGCCGGCCAGCGCACCGTCCTGGGCCAGTACGTCGCGCTCGGCGTCGTCCAGCAGGCCGAAGGCGGTGCGTACCTGTTCCCGATAGAGCCGCCCGGCATCGGTCAGGCCCACGCGGCGGGTGGTCCGCTGCAGCAGCTGCCGGCCCAGCCGCGCTTCCAGTCGGGTGACCGCGCGGCTCAGCACCGAGGGCGTGGTGGACAGCGCCACCGCGCCAGCTGTGAACGAGCCGTGCTCGACCACCGCCAGGAACACCTCCACATCGCCCAGGTAGTCGAACTTGCGGCTCATTTGGCTCTCCGGGGAACAGATTTTTTGCAATTGGGCCAATTTATCGCCGCTGGAGCGATGAATAAAGTGGCGGCCATTCCCCGATAGGAGCTCCCCATGAACCTGATGACCCGGCTGGCCGCTGCGCTGGCCCTGACCCTGGCCGCCAGCGGCGCGCATGCCGCCAACGTGCTGGTGGTGCTGTCCGACGAAAACCACCTGGACCTGAAGGACGGCAAGGTGCTGTCCACCGGCTTCTATCTCAACGAGCTGATGCAGCCGGTCAAGCTGCTGCTGGATGCGGGCCACGAGGTGACCTTCGCCACGCCGCAGGGGCGGGCGCCGACGGTGGATGCGTCCTCGGTGACGCCGGCGTACTTCGGCAACGACGCCGCGCAGCTGACGCTGCACAAGGATCTGCTGGAGAAGCTGGCGCTGACCTCGCCGACCGCCTCGCCGGTGGTCAGCCTGGCGCGCGTCGAGCAGCAGGGCTACGCGCATTTCGATGCGGTCTACATTCCCGGTGGCCACGCGCCGATGCAGGACCTGCTGAAGAGCCCGGCACTGGGCCGGCTGCTGGCCGACTTCCACCAGCGCAACAAGACCACCGCGCTGGTCTGCCACGGGCCGATCGCACTGCTGTCCGCGCTGCCGGATGCGGATGGTTTCGTGGGGAAGCTGGAATCGGGTGCGATGCCGGCCACGCCGAAGTGGATCTACAGCGGCTACCAGATGACGGTGATCAGCAACGAGGAAGAAGAGCAGGCCAAGCCGCTGCTGGGCGGCGGCGAGATGAAGTTCTACCCGCAGACCGCGTTGGTGCGGGCGGGTGCGCGGTTCAGCAGCAATGCGACGCCGTGGACGGGGCATGTGGTGGTGGACCGCGAGCTGATTACCGGGCAGAACCCGGCTTCGGCGTTGGAGGTGGGGCAGCGGCTGGTGGAGCGGTTGAGGTAAGGCCGGGTTACAAAGCAGGTTACCCGCCTTGGGGGCCGAGGGGCCAGTTCCTCGGCCTGTGTATGGAGATATCGACGTGGCCCTTACAGGAGGAATCAGCCCGCCACGCGCGCTGTTCCTGACAGATCTTCTATTTCGGAAAGCGCGTGACGCGTCAGTGCCCAATCGCCGGCGTGCCTGATCGCCACGCCTCCCGCCGCTGTCCAAGCATCACAGTTCTCTTTGAAATCATCGATCAGAACATCGCCCGGCTGGTGCATGAAGAGAGGCTTATGCCTGCCTCCGAGCACAGGCAACACCAGGCAGGTTACTGACAAGTGTTCGCGAACCCACTGTCGCTTCTGCATCGCAGCGAGCGGATAGTTCGATTTCGGACAGGCAGTGAGAATCACCGGATTCAAGTGGTGGATGCTGTGGAAGAACTCCACTGCACCGTGCATCGGCGGAAGGTCGCGGAAGAATGACGGGTGGTTGTTGATGTGCCCCCACATTTCATCGTCGGCGAGCAAACGATGGTCCAGGCCAAAAAGGGCAGGAAATGCCGCGTCGAAGTCAGCCATCACACCATCAAGATCCACATAGATTGTGCGTCTGGGTGCACTCGATCCATCTGGGTGCTGCTTCGCGAGCGGGTCCATCATCGGTATCGACTTCACATCATCTGCGTTCATTACAGAGTTCTCCTCTCAAGAGTGGGCTTTCTTCTTCATCCGTTCCCCGCTAGCGGGGCAAAGTGCTTGGCGATTGCGACAAACATGGCAGCAGTCACGATGCTGCCGGCGTCGGTCCAGGGCGAAAAGGGGGGATGGCCTGCAACCCCCGCCAATGCGGAACGCCAGAGTGTCTTTTGAGTCCATCAGGCGCTGCTGCAGCGGGACAGTGCGCCGCGCCGTAACAACACAATACGAGCACCACCAGCCAGAATTGAAACTGAGATGGAGCTCGCATCACGGCGTCGCCCACCGGCTGATGCCGTAATCGGCACGCTTTAATTGCGGTTTATATCGCGGCGCTTCTTCAAATGCCTGCCGAGTGGCTGCTCTGGCCTCTGGCCAAGACGCGGCCCGCACCCACTGGCTCATTTCGCCAACCAAGGAGCACTCTTGCTCGCTGGTGAGTGGGTCATCGCCTTGCGCTTCAGGAAGGCCAGACGGTGATATACCTGTAGCGCTCGATCCAGACTCAAAAGGACGTCACTGAAATGGATGCTCTGGCTCATTCAATGTACCACGCCGACCAGCGGGACCACCATGCCGAAGCCGTGCTCGAGGCCTTCTTCGCCACGCACCGCACGCCGGCTCTGGTGCTGCAGCGCTTCTACCCACCGGCGGCATTCCCCAGGGTTCGCAGCCGTCTAGGCGGTCTGCCGCAATTGCCCGATGGGATGGATTGGCCGGTTGGCGAGAGTTACGACGAAGCGGCGCCGATGCACTTCCTGGCGCAGATCGATTGTGCTGAACTGCCGTGCGTGGATCCTGATATGCCCTCGCAGGGCATGCTGTTCTTCTTCGCCATGAACGACGAAGAGCAGATCTGGGACACCGACGAACCGCAGCAACGTGTGCGTGTGCTGTACGCGCCTGTGGTCGCGGCTGATCAGCAGGTGCGTGTGCTGCCGGAGGGCATGCGGCCAATTCTGGATGAAGGCCCCTCGGACCATGCGCACCGCAATCCTGCATGGCTGCTGCCTGAGGAAGATGGGCCGTGCGTGCATGTTCAATGGCCCTTGGTGGCGCGGCGCATGGACACTTGGCCGGACGAACTGGAGCTGCCACCGGGTGAAGAGGATCGGCCGTACTACGATGTCTACCCCTTACGCCGGGACGAAATGCGGCTGGGCGCGGTGGTGGCGGCCACGGGTCTGTTTCCGCGCGCGGATGCAGCGACGGAATGGGAGCGCCCGCAGTCACCGGCGTGGACCTTCCCGATGCAATGGCTGCGCTACCAGACGGATTTCCCCCAGGTCGGCATCATCATTGACCGCCTTTCGCGGGTGATCGGCAATGCGCGGCGTGCAGGCAAGCGCGGGGACGCTGATTATGCCGATGTGCGCGCATGGGTTGAGCATGCGGCCGCAATCGGCTGGGACGAACCCCCGGATGAAGCGACGCGGGAGGCATTCCGTGAATGGATTGTCGGGCAGATCAGCGACGACTTCGAGAGTCCGACCCTAACCGACCTGAGCATGGGGCGGGCGTTCACCAAGGGACTGTTGGCGGCGGTTGCCTACGCGGCAGGCTCACCGGTGGCGGCCGCACGCATTCCTGCACTGATGTACCGCCATTTGCAGGACGAGCATTTGCCGTTTGATGAGAGCATGCGCACGCTGCCTGACGGCCGCAAGCGCTGCGCTGAATCGCGCGTGCACCAGATGTTGGGGCACGTACCACGCTTGCACGGCGTCGTGCCGGAGGTGGAGGGCGAGGGCGGAGAGGTCTGTCTGCTGCAGTTGGCGTGTGATCCGCCGATTGATCTGGTCTTTGGCGACTGTGGTCAGGCCACGTTCTGGTTGAGTCGTGAGGATCTGCGCAACTGCAGGTTTGATCGCGTCGTTGGCGTGGTGGAGTCACACTGACAGCCGTTTTCCCAGGGAAGCCCTTCAACAGATATGCGAACGTTCGTCCTCTTCATTCACTCCGCCTTGTGCTTCGCCCTGCTGTCTGGCTGCGCCAGTGGGCCGGAGTATCACCATTACAGTCGCGAGATCACCGGCGCGTTCGTGGCCGACGACGGCAAGCTGTATCTGCTGCCGGTCTATGACGAGCCAATGCGCTTCGATGCGGCGCCGTTCCGTGATTACCGCGCCCTGATGGACAGCCCGCTGCGCGAGGCCGTGGTCTGCGCGCAGATGTACATCCGTGAGGACTGGCGCGTTCCGGCTGGCCGCACCAAGGTGCATGGCAGCTACGCGCTGCTGCTGCGGCCGGAGCAGGTCACGCCGGAACAGGCGGCGCAGTTCAAGCTGGAGCGGTTGGAGATCAGCCCGCGGGTGGCCAAGGCCATTGACGAGTTGACGCGCCGGCCGTACATCCTTGAAGCCCGGACCCGCTACGAACTGGCGGCCAACCCGGACTGCAATCTTTCCAGGAAGGGCGGCAGCTATTACAGCGCGCTGTTCGAGGGTGACGGCGAGCGGGTGCAATTGCCGGAAGCTGCTGCGCTGGCCGCGAAGGCGAAGCTGCCGCAGTCGATTACCGCGCGGGCTGAGCGGATCCAGCCGGAGGCGGCGGATAAGGCAGGGGCGGGTACGGCGGCCGGGAAGGTGCTGGGTGCGGCGCTGATACCTGTGGCGGTTCCGGTGTTTGTGCTGAGCCTGCCGTTTCTGGGGCCGGATCATTGGAAGTGATGGGACGTTGAAGCCAGAGCATCCACGCGCAGCGGCGAAGGACCCAGAGCGCCCGTTCCGCGTTGGAATCTGGGCTGCGCTTGAACCCGCCTCGCCGGATCTCCGGTACGTCCATGACCTTGGTGATGGTTAATGGGAAAGAGGATCGAGAGCACTACTTCTTTGATACAGATACCTTCTATCTGCAGCGGGGCCCAGTGCCCGCGGCGGTGCCGCTCTCGCAGATCACCTCCGTCACCCGAACCTCTGACATGATCTACGAGCGCTATGTCTGGCAGGTGTGCTTCAGCAAAGCAGCGGTCAGAAAGAGCGTAACGTTCACCAACAACCTGACGCTGTTCAACCGCGACTTCCTGCTCTTCCTGGAGGCGGTGCGGAAAGCCAATCCGCTCGCGACCGTTGATCGAGCGGGCCTGCGCTTCTAACCGTGCGGCGACTTCAGCAGCGCCGGTTGGTAAACAGAGGGGCTAGGTGGACGGCTGCCATAGATGATTTCGCACGTGTCTCACTCACTCAGCCCATGCTGGCGGCGCGGATCTGGATATCCTGCTGCACGCGCTGATCTTCCAGCTGCTGCTCAAGTTGGTTGGCAATGGCGCGCTGCTGCGCCTCGCGGCTGACTGCGTCGAACTGCTGCATTGATTCTTCAACCGAGGTCTGTGCGGCCAGCTCGGTGGGCATTGCGGCGCGCTGGTGTGCGGGGTCGCTGGGCTCGCCCTGGACCACAAACAGGGTGTGACCGGTGGGCTTGTCTGCTGTGGCGTTGCTCAGCAGCACGTGGTCGACACGGTCCAGGTCGTTGTCTTTGGCCAGCACCAGCAGGCTGGCGGTCATGCGCTCGCTGGCTTCGTCGAAGGTGCGGCCGTGCTTGGCGTCCAACCTTGCCACGCCTTCTCGTACCTGTTGGTAGAGGGCGTGATCGGGATGCTCGGGCTGGGCCGGCAGCAGGGGAGCGGGCGGTGCTTCAGGCTGTTGAAAGGCCATTGCGGTGGACGGCGGGGTGGGCTGCACGTCCATTGGCGATGGCGTGTAAGGACGCTCGTGCTCCGAGACCTTGGGCGCGGCGTCTGTTGCCGGCGGGGGCGCAGCCGGCTCGACTGCGGCGCGGTTAGCTGGAATTTCTGACTTGGGCTGGATCGGCGCCGGCTTTGCGTCGTTTTCGTGGAGGCGAGCAGTCACTGGCGCGGCGTCGGCCACTTCGGTCTGGTTCGCTGGGGCCAGGGAGTGGGCGTGAGTCGCAACTGGATCCTGCGCGGGAGCGTGGCGCTCAACACCGGAAGCAGGCAGCGCACTCGCCTCGGGCTGGGCGCGAGATTGCTCAGCCGCGGGAATGGAGGGTGATGGCGCGGGCGCAGACGGCGTCTGCTGCGCAGGAGAGTCTGCATCCGTGCGCACTTTCTGCTCGCTCGAATCTTCCTGCGTTGGGGGCGCTTTAGCTGCAGTTGGCTCGGGTCGTAGCCCTTCCGGGCGCGTCGGTTCCTGTGCCGGCTCGGCACGAACCGACGGGGTCGGTGCTGCAGGCGCGGGAGTGCGGTGCTCCTGCACCAGGGGTGGTGCGCTGGGCGCCGGCGCAGCTCGCTCCTCGGCGTGCGCATCGACTACTGCCTGCGGCGTCAGGCGCTCCTCGGCGTGTTCGCCGCGCACCTCGGCTACCGCTGCGGCGGCCAGTTGCTGCGCCTGGGGAGCCGCGACGCCCAGCCGGTTCGCTTCTTGCGTGGCCTGATCGTAGGCATCGCGCTCGTTTGCGGTCAGGGCTTCAATACGTCGCTCATGGGAGCCGGGTGTGGGAGCCTCCTGCTGCTGGATCGCCCGGATCTGCGGATAGGTGCCATTCAACTCGTCGCGGATGTTGCCCTCGGCCAGCGAATCGTAGATCCAACCGTCATGCAGCCATTCGCCATCGTGCTGGCGCTGATAGGTGCGCCCATCGGATGCCAGAACGTGATCGGGATGGTTCCGGGCGAAGACCACCTCCTCCGGAATCTCGCCGTACTGGGACCAGCCTTGCGTGGTGTATACCTGCTCGTACTGCTTGGCGAAGGCGGCTGAACTACGGGCGGCGTTGAAGGCCATGATGCCTTGAGCGGTCTCATCGAGATGGGCCGCCTTGGCGGCATCGGCCACTTCCACCGTCGTGTTCTTGATGCCGTGCTCAAGGACTTGATGGACGACCTCACGTCGCCATTCGCCGGTTTCCGGACTGCGCTCCCAGGAGCGCGGCAGTGCGCTGGGTGTGTCGGTGGCGTCGCCGGCAATGCTGAAAGGATTTATCGGTTGATCAGGCTCCCGCATCCGCAGGCCAACGGCCAAGCTTGAGGCTTGGTAGTTCAGTTGCTGGGTCAATTCGGCATCGGCCGTCAGCAGCGTAGCCGGGCCGTAGATGGGGCGATCGGCCAAGGTGCCGACAGTGCCTATGATTTCCCGCTCGCTGTGCGTCCAGCCCTTCTCAGGATGCGCGGGATCAAACGTCCAGACTCTGCCGGTGCCGTCGCCCTGGTTGTTGATCTTGTACTTCTCGACCCATTCGACAACTTCGCTGGCGCCCCACGCACCCAGTCCGGCACCGATAATGCCGGTGACAATCGCGCCGGGGCCGGACTCGATGCCCAGCAGCGTGCCCGCCTTGGCGCCCAGCGCTGCCCCGGTCCAGCCGCCGACACTGCGCGCACCGAAGTCCAATATCGCAGCTTCCGCACCTGTGCGGTTGTCGCGCGCGTACAGGTCGGCAATCTTTGTCCCTTCCGTGGCTGCTTCAACAACAGTTGCTGCGGCACCGCCGATGATGGCGCCTCGCACCATGTTTGGACGGACGCGGATTGTGTGGTCGACGCTGCGTGCTTCCTGGATGTTGGGCGTTATGCCCTCAACAACCTTGAGCGTTGCGCGTTCATCGAAAACGGCTGCCGCTGTTGGTGGACTGACCTTGTCGTTGAGGGGTAGGGTGTCCCCAAGCTCGGCGTGCCAGCGGCCTTGTGTGCGCCAGCCATCGCGCACTGCTTGGGTGATTCGAGTGTCTTTCAGCCGAGCTTCGCGTTCGGCTTCCAGTGCTGCGCCCGGTAGGCGGGCGTCGTTCTGGCTGTCGTAGACCTGAGCGCCTTCGCGTCCGTAGAGCCGAATCTGGATGCCGGTCTCGGCCTGGACCTGATTTAGATTTCCGGGTAAGGCTTGGTAGACGTGTTTGCGTACGTCTTCGGGGACGTAGCGGCCGAAGCCTTCATCGTCGAGCAT
This region includes:
- a CDS encoding DUF2326 domain-containing protein translates to MSLILGDGEHVAGRQDGDSNGVGKTLALRLIHHCLGADKPPPALASVAAEWWFYLDVRIGGRDFRIARKGDGSKIALNEKEIRIKPFREWLNQYGGFESDVHSFRSLFPRFARRSQEDSASPVALEKELPHEALQRTLYLLNVDEVLSRRKVELKERLDALKDEVKLLKKSSIFRDVFKAGQRPESRLKELGAESDILRANLQSFEVSEDYRNIEDQANQLTSELRAISEEIHLLKFELDGVKDAQQRRVDITRNDLLSLYEGLGQIFRPEALRHFQQVEDFQKALVSNREHRLMKDEIRIREEINNLEASESSKSTARAMLLQHIAGKRALDEYVSLTMKLAGLEEERKRLQSFVDLEKDKAKELQIVKSAMVYQDELALRYAQSDPLDDLDGKYRSIVQRLYPDSSAGITLKNNSGENKVRFNLDVSVQGQDSDGIANARIICFDWLLFKHGREHNMDVLWHDNRLFADMDPKPRASWFSFISETFMKEDRQYIATLNYENFHSMAPFLHDSIRSMLENSVIVTLKGDRDANRLMGVKFG
- a CDS encoding LysR family transcriptional regulator; the protein is MSRKFDYLGDVEVFLAVVEHGSFTAGAVALSTTPSVLSRAVTRLEARLGRQLLQRTTRRVGLTDAGRLYREQVRTAFGLLDDAERDVLAQDGALAGRVRLSVPTTYGHYRLPPVLARFAQQYPQVQVELNITNRNVDLVAEGFDLAIRLGQLPDSGLVGRKLEDAPLLLVAAPDYLQRRGTPQTLDDLQQHLCLPFVMPRTGRLAPWIFRDDGRDVDWLPRSSIETSDDVLGVVSLAEQGIGICQSYEFIVRERMQRGQLVEVLPQLCGRSRPFSVIYAPHRRQSAAARAMIELLVGNASVVEDGVGRGF
- a CDS encoding type 1 glutamine amidotransferase domain-containing protein, which gives rise to MNLMTRLAAALALTLAASGAHAANVLVVLSDENHLDLKDGKVLSTGFYLNELMQPVKLLLDAGHEVTFATPQGRAPTVDASSVTPAYFGNDAAQLTLHKDLLEKLALTSPTASPVVSLARVEQQGYAHFDAVYIPGGHAPMQDLLKSPALGRLLADFHQRNKTTALVCHGPIALLSALPDADGFVGKLESGAMPATPKWIYSGYQMTVISNEEEEQAKPLLGGGEMKFYPQTALVRAGARFSSNATPWTGHVVVDRELITGQNPASALEVGQRLVERLR
- a CDS encoding 5' nucleotidase, NT5C type — its product is MNADDVKSIPMMDPLAKQHPDGSSAPRRTIYVDLDGVMADFDAAFPALFGLDHRLLADDEMWGHINNHPSFFRDLPPMHGAVEFFHSIHHLNPVILTACPKSNYPLAAMQKRQWVREHLSVTCLVLPVLGGRHKPLFMHQPGDVLIDDFKENCDAWTAAGGVAIRHAGDWALTRHALSEIEDLSGTARVAG
- a CDS encoding DUF1963 domain-containing protein, whose product is MDALAHSMYHADQRDHHAEAVLEAFFATHRTPALVLQRFYPPAAFPRVRSRLGGLPQLPDGMDWPVGESYDEAAPMHFLAQIDCAELPCVDPDMPSQGMLFFFAMNDEEQIWDTDEPQQRVRVLYAPVVAADQQVRVLPEGMRPILDEGPSDHAHRNPAWLLPEEDGPCVHVQWPLVARRMDTWPDELELPPGEEDRPYYDVYPLRRDEMRLGAVVAATGLFPRADAATEWERPQSPAWTFPMQWLRYQTDFPQVGIIIDRLSRVIGNARRAGKRGDADYADVRAWVEHAAAIGWDEPPDEATREAFREWIVGQISDDFESPTLTDLSMGRAFTKGLLAAVAYAAGSPVAAARIPALMYRHLQDEHLPFDESMRTLPDGRKRCAESRVHQMLGHVPRLHGVVPEVEGEGGEVCLLQLACDPPIDLVFGDCGQATFWLSREDLRNCRFDRVVGVVESH
- a CDS encoding XVIPCD domain-containing protein, whose product is MVRGAIIGGAAATVVEAATEGTKIADLYARDNRTGAEAAILDFGARSVGGWTGAALGAKAGTLLGIESGPGAIVTGIIGAGLGAWGASEVVEWVEKYKINNQGDGTGRVWTFDPAHPEKGWTHSEREIIGTVGTLADRPIYGPATLLTADAELTQQLNYQASSLAVGLRMREPDQPINPFSIAGDATDTPSALPRSWERSPETGEWRREVVHQVLEHGIKNTTVEVADAAKAAHLDETAQGIMAFNAARSSAAFAKQYEQVYTTQGWSQYGEIPEEVVFARNHPDHVLASDGRTYQRQHDGEWLHDGWIYDSLAEGNIRDELNGTYPQIRAIQQQEAPTPGSHERRIEALTANERDAYDQATQEANRLGVAAPQAQQLAAAAVAEVRGEHAEERLTPQAVVDAHAEERAAPAPSAPPLVQEHRTPAPAAPTPSVRAEPAQEPTRPEGLRPEPTAAKAPPTQEDSSEQKVRTDADSPAQQTPSAPAPSPSIPAAEQSRAQPEASALPASGVERHAPAQDPVATHAHSLAPANQTEVADAAPVTARLHENDAKPAPIQPKSEIPANRAAVEPAAPPPATDAAPKVSEHERPYTPSPMDVQPTPPSTAMAFQQPEAPPAPLLPAQPEHPDHALYQQVREGVARLDAKHGRTFDEASERMTASLLVLAKDNDLDRVDHVLLSNATADKPTGHTLFVVQGEPSDPAHQRAAMPTELAAQTSVEESMQQFDAVSREAQQRAIANQLEQQLEDQRVQQDIQIRAASMG